In Deltaproteobacteria bacterium, the genomic window TGGCCGCATACGCATGGGCATCGGCGAGGGGATTCTTGCCGGGACAGGTATAGGCCTCCACCGCATGTGTCAGGGCAACCAGGGTAATTGAGGCAGTCGTTTTCGCATCTTCTGCAATGGTCATTCGGGGATCAATTACCACAAGATCAGGCATCAAATAATGGGACGTATACACCCTGCCCTCGAAAAAGGCATATCGGGATGTTTCATAGCCCGTCCCCGATAAGGTCGGCACAACGATGAAGGGCTTCAGGGGCTTTTTGATCAGATCGTCTCCGGCATATCTCTCAAGGTCTTCCGGTTCCCCGGAGACGACGATATTCAGTGCCTTTGCCGTATCCGTCACCGGCCCGCCGCCGATCGCGATGATGGCATCATAACCCCTGTCACGATAAATGGTGAACAGTTCCCTGATCAGTTTCAAATCAGGAGAAGGAGGAACACTGTCAAAGATGCCGATGGTGATCCCCGAATCCTTGAAGGCATCGATGATGATATCAACCAGTCCTCTTTTAGCAGCATCTTTGCTTGTAATTACGAATGGTTTTCGTGCATTCAAGGTATCGAGTTCGAAGGGGATATGTTCCAGTGCCCTGTTGCCCGAATTGATCTTCACGGGGCAGGAAAATTCATAATGTTCCGGTAAAAACACAGGAAACTCCTTAAAAACCGAGTACGGTACGGAAATAGACCAAAACCCGGCCAAAGTATTTTCGGCCCGGAGACCAGACCGGATACCTCTTTACCGCCAGCCTTGCGATGATCTTTGGAAGCAGGTAAACCTCAACACTATCGAGGATGCGCACAACCGCGCATGCGTATGGCACTTCGCCATCAACAATCAAACGGTCCCTCGCCACCGCTACGGCGGTGCTTTCCTGGAAGGTGAATAGGAGCACTGCCGCTTCGACATTCTTTATCTTAAATTTCAGATCTATCTTTTTATCTTCGAGGTTCCATCCCCTGTATC contains:
- a CDS encoding iron-containing alcohol dehydrogenase, whose translation is MFLPEHYEFSCPVKINSGNRALEHIPFELDTLNARKPFVITSKDAAKRGLVDIIIDAFKDSGITIGIFDSVPPSPDLKLIRELFTIYRDRGYDAIIAIGGGPVTDTAKALNIVVSGEPEDLERYAGDDLIKKPLKPFIVVPTLSGTGYETSRYAFFEGRVYTSHYLMPDLVVIDPRMTIAEDAKTTASITLVALTHAVEAYTCPGKNPLADAHAYAAIQFIMENLVNVVRNPQDGNGRLALANAHTMAACAFSNMEAGIVHKLGKVVGDACQLPHGLCMGVLLPHILGRQLSEGGYYISDLLLPLAGFDTYADTAENMKAQKAIGILYNFQKELFDAGGGAIIRTLKDAEVPKEILKDIAQKAVGYGSNAFNEDGYLTVLEQAWEGR